From Dasypus novemcinctus isolate mDasNov1 chromosome 11, mDasNov1.1.hap2, whole genome shotgun sequence, one genomic window encodes:
- the SF3B5 gene encoding splicing factor 3B subunit 5, whose protein sequence is MTDRYTIHSQLEHLQSKYIGTGHADTTKWEWLVNQHRDSYCSYMGHFDLLNYFAIAENESKARVRFNLMEKMLQPCGPPADKPEEN, encoded by the coding sequence ATGACGGACCGCTACACCATCCACAGCCAGCTGGAGCACCTGCAGTCCAAGTACATCGGCACGGGCCACGCGGACACCACCAAGTGGGAGTGGCTAGTGAACCAGCACCGGGACTCGTACTGCTCCTACATGGGCCACTTCGACCTGCTCAACTACTTCGCCATCGCGGAGAACGAGAGCAAGGCGCGAGTCCGCTTCAACTTGATGGAGAAGATGCTGCAGCCGTGCGGGCCGCCGGCCGACAAACCCGAGGAGAACTGA